One window of Chloroflexota bacterium genomic DNA carries:
- a CDS encoding acyl-CoA dehydrogenase family protein: MVDFNLTDEQRALRDLAHEFARDQIRPVAWAHDRSGEFPRAVVNKAHALGLMNLTVPEAYGGGGLGQFEECLLVEEIAWGCAGICTTLSANTLGATPIVLAGSEEQKKKFLGQLTAGPNLIAFNLTEPQSGSDSANMKLTARKVGDEYVLNGVKQFITNGGVASLHTVFAMTDPSKGTGGINAFVVPGDARGLSVGKEEDKMGQRASNTAQVVYQDVVVPAANRLGGEGEGFKVAMRTLDQSRAGIGAMSVGLARAAMEAAIDYAKERKAFNQSIAQFEGVQFLLADMSMRIETARLITWKAAWLVDHGQRASLESAIAKCFGSDMAMDVTTNAVQVFGGYGYMRDYPVEKYMRDAKLIQIYEGTNQIQRVVIARQLLR; encoded by the coding sequence GTGGTTGACTTCAATCTAACAGACGAACAACGCGCTCTGCGCGATCTGGCACACGAGTTCGCTCGCGACCAGATTCGCCCAGTGGCGTGGGCGCATGACCGGTCCGGAGAGTTTCCACGCGCCGTTGTGAACAAGGCGCACGCGCTGGGGCTGATGAACCTGACTGTCCCCGAGGCGTACGGCGGCGGCGGTCTGGGCCAGTTCGAGGAGTGCCTGCTCGTCGAAGAGATCGCCTGGGGCTGCGCCGGCATCTGCACCACTCTCTCGGCGAACACGCTCGGCGCCACGCCAATCGTGCTGGCGGGCAGCGAGGAGCAGAAAAAGAAGTTCCTCGGCCAGTTGACCGCCGGGCCGAACCTGATCGCCTTCAACCTCACCGAGCCGCAGTCAGGCTCCGACTCGGCCAATATGAAGCTGACGGCGCGCAAGGTCGGCGACGAGTACGTGCTCAACGGCGTCAAGCAGTTCATCACCAATGGCGGCGTGGCCAGCCTGCACACCGTCTTTGCGATGACCGACCCGTCGAAGGGCACCGGCGGCATCAACGCCTTCGTCGTGCCCGGCGACGCCAGGGGCCTGTCGGTCGGCAAAGAAGAAGACAAAATGGGCCAGCGCGCGTCGAACACGGCGCAGGTCGTCTATCAGGACGTCGTGGTGCCGGCCGCCAACCGGCTCGGCGGCGAAGGCGAGGGCTTCAAAGTCGCCATGCGCACGCTCGACCAGTCGCGCGCAGGCATCGGCGCGATGTCGGTCGGACTGGCGCGCGCCGCCATGGAAGCCGCCATCGATTACGCCAAGGAGCGCAAGGCGTTCAACCAGAGCATCGCCCAGTTCGAGGGCGTCCAGTTCCTGCTGGCCGACATGTCGATGCGCATCGAGACGGCGCGGCTGATCACCTGGAAGGCCGCCTGGCTGGTCGATCACGGCCAGCGCGCCTCGCTCGAGTCGGCGATCGCCAAGTGCTTCGGTTCCGACATGGCGATGGACGTGACGACCAATGCCGTGCAGGTCTTTGGCGGCTACGGCTACATGCGGGACTATCCGGTCGAGAAATACATGCGCGACGCCAAGCTGATCCAGATTTACGAAGGCACCAACCAGATCCAGCGCGTCGTGATTGCGCGGCAGTTGTTGCGCTAG
- a CDS encoding electron transfer flavoprotein subunit beta/FixA family protein, whose product MKILVLMKQVPDTASPISVSNNQVDASKIDKYAASPYDEYALEQALQVKDKDASTKITLVAMGPARVREMIMQGLAMGADDAMIIKAENAGEMDGLTVAHVLAAAAKKTGFDLIFAGSKGVDDDQGWAGIALAELLGLPLITTTRSTTVAGATVRCQRDVEGGKETVEAALPALITSGQATEPRYPTLKGIMGAKKKPIQETDVAGLGVSGDLLAPRVQMVKLDMPPARQAGRILQGEPADQVKELARLLREQAKVI is encoded by the coding sequence ATGAAAATCCTCGTATTGATGAAGCAGGTCCCCGACACGGCCTCGCCGATCAGCGTCAGCAACAATCAGGTCGACGCGTCCAAGATCGACAAGTACGCCGCCTCGCCGTACGACGAGTACGCGCTCGAGCAGGCGCTGCAGGTCAAGGACAAGGATGCGAGCACCAAGATCACGCTGGTCGCGATGGGTCCCGCGCGCGTGCGCGAGATGATCATGCAGGGTCTGGCGATGGGCGCCGACGACGCCATGATCATCAAGGCCGAGAACGCCGGCGAGATGGACGGCTTGACCGTCGCCCACGTGCTGGCCGCGGCGGCCAAAAAGACCGGCTTCGATTTGATCTTCGCCGGCAGCAAGGGCGTGGACGACGACCAGGGTTGGGCCGGCATTGCGCTGGCCGAACTGCTCGGCCTGCCGCTGATCACCACCACGCGTTCGACGACAGTGGCGGGCGCGACCGTGCGCTGCCAGCGCGACGTCGAAGGCGGCAAAGAGACGGTTGAAGCGGCGCTGCCCGCGCTGATCACATCCGGTCAGGCTACTGAACCGCGCTACCCGACGCTCAAGGGCATTATGGGCGCAAAGAAGAAGCCGATCCAGGAGACCGACGTGGCGGGACTCGGCGTGTCTGGCGACTTGCTGGCGCCGCGCGTGCAGATGGTCAAGCTCGACATGCCGCCTGCGCGCCAGGCCGGGCGCATCCTGCAGGGCGAGCCGGCCGACCAGGTCAAAGAACTGGCGCGGCTCCTGCGCGAGCAGGCCAAGGTTATCTAA
- a CDS encoding electron transfer flavoprotein subunit alpha/FixB family protein encodes MANNILVVAEYGDGKFKSITHQLLGEAGRLAAQTGGTVEAVAIGNGVKDAAGQLGAYGAGKVYAADDASLKDYDGASYAPVLVELVKRTQPMMIFLGATPMGLTLGPRLATQLQCALTSDCTAFALDGGAISVTRPVYGGRAVAVYQVKKLPLVATLRQNAFAPAAGGGAATAVDALTVTPVALKTKVVEMTKAETGKIELTEAPIVISGGRGMQGPENFAMLESLASVLGGAVGATRAVVDAGWRPYSEQVGQTGKTVSPTLYIAAGVSGAMQHLVGMKTSKVIVAINKDPEAPIFKVADYGIVADAMQVVPLLTEACRQLKA; translated from the coding sequence ATGGCTAACAATATCCTGGTCGTTGCCGAGTACGGCGACGGCAAATTCAAGAGCATTACGCACCAGTTGCTGGGCGAAGCGGGCCGGCTGGCGGCGCAAACGGGCGGCACGGTGGAAGCGGTCGCGATCGGCAACGGCGTCAAGGATGCGGCCGGACAACTCGGCGCATACGGCGCCGGCAAGGTCTATGCCGCCGATGACGCATCGCTGAAAGACTATGACGGCGCATCGTACGCGCCGGTGCTGGTCGAGCTGGTCAAACGCACGCAGCCGATGATGATCTTCCTCGGCGCGACGCCGATGGGTCTGACGCTCGGCCCGCGCCTGGCGACACAGTTGCAGTGCGCGCTGACCAGCGACTGCACCGCCTTCGCGCTCGACGGCGGCGCCATCAGTGTTACGCGCCCGGTGTACGGCGGCCGCGCGGTTGCCGTGTACCAGGTGAAGAAACTCCCGCTGGTCGCCACGCTGCGGCAGAACGCATTCGCGCCGGCCGCAGGCGGCGGGGCAGCGACGGCGGTCGACGCGCTGACGGTGACGCCGGTCGCGCTGAAGACCAAAGTCGTTGAGATGACCAAGGCCGAGACGGGCAAGATCGAACTGACCGAAGCGCCGATCGTTATCAGCGGCGGACGCGGCATGCAGGGGCCGGAGAACTTCGCCATGCTCGAATCGCTGGCGAGCGTGCTGGGCGGCGCGGTCGGCGCCACGCGCGCCGTCGTCGATGCCGGCTGGCGGCCGTACTCCGAGCAGGTCGGGCAAACCGGCAAGACCGTCTCGCCGACGCTGTATATCGCGGCGGGTGTGTCGGGCGCCATGCAGCACCTGGTCGGCATGAAGACGTCGAAGGTCATTGTCGCCATCAACAAGGATCCCGAGGCGCCCATCTTTAAGGTGGCGGACTACGGGATCGTGGCCGATGCCATGCAGGTCGTGCCGCTGCTCACCGAGGCATGCAGGCAGTTGAAAGCGTAA
- the pgeF gene encoding peptidoglycan editing factor PgeF, producing the protein MIRQNHGRLAAFHFKSLDAHSALRHGIFTRHGGVSPAPWASLNLSRATGDSASNVAENQRRLAAALGFHPRDAVTSSQVHGNTVRRAGRDARGGRLPDCDALISNEPGVLLLQRHADCPPVVLYDPVRRAIGLAHSGWRGTLANIAGELVQAMQEEYGSNPADMVAGIGPAIGACCYHVGNEVSQSFVDRYAHGHAWVEARADGRAYLNLAHAIEAQLREAGVRAIEQAELCTACHVDDFYSARAENRLNGCFGSAIALDG; encoded by the coding sequence TTGATTCGCCAAAACCACGGACGCCTCGCAGCATTTCACTTCAAATCGCTGGACGCGCACAGCGCGCTCCGGCATGGCATCTTTACGCGCCATGGCGGCGTCAGCCCCGCGCCGTGGGCATCGCTGAACCTGAGCAGAGCCACGGGCGACTCGGCGTCCAACGTGGCCGAGAATCAGCGGCGGCTGGCAGCGGCGCTCGGATTCCACCCGCGCGACGCGGTCACGTCCTCCCAGGTGCACGGCAACACCGTGCGCCGGGCCGGACGCGATGCGCGCGGCGGGCGGCTGCCGGACTGCGACGCCCTGATCAGCAACGAGCCGGGCGTCCTGCTGCTGCAGCGGCACGCCGACTGCCCGCCGGTCGTGCTGTACGATCCGGTACGGCGGGCGATCGGACTGGCGCACTCCGGCTGGCGCGGAACGCTGGCCAACATCGCCGGGGAGCTGGTGCAGGCGATGCAGGAGGAGTATGGCAGCAATCCAGCCGACATGGTTGCGGGCATCGGCCCGGCCATCGGGGCCTGCTGCTATCACGTCGGCAACGAAGTCTCGCAGTCGTTCGTGGACCGCTACGCGCACGGGCACGCCTGGGTGGAAGCGCGCGCCGACGGCCGGGCGTACCTGAACCTGGCGCACGCCATCGAAGCCCAGTTGCGCGAAGCCGGCGTGCGCGCGATCGAGCAGGCCGAGCTGTGCACGGCGTGCCATGTGGACGATTTTTACTCGGCGCGCGCCGAGAACCGGCTGAACGGCTGTTTCGGCTCGGCAATCGCGCTGGACGGATGA
- a CDS encoding YggS family pyridoxal phosphate-dependent enzyme, whose translation MTIAENAAHVREWIADAAARAGRAPGSVALVAVSKTVPAAAIVEAYAAGLRDFGENRVQEAVEKYETLAVQMPDARWHLIGHLQRNKVKDAIACASMIHSIDSLRLAEALEARCAAAGRVLPVLIEVNAGEEASKSGYRPSASLDLLYREAAQIAALPHLRLDGLMTVAPFAPDPEAARPVFARVRALRDDLAARLGRPLPQLSMGMSGDFRAAIAEGATLVRIGTAIFGERKAAA comes from the coding sequence ATGACGATCGCCGAGAATGCCGCGCACGTGCGCGAGTGGATCGCCGACGCCGCGGCGCGCGCCGGCCGCGCGCCCGGATCCGTCGCGCTCGTCGCCGTGTCGAAGACCGTTCCGGCGGCGGCCATCGTCGAGGCGTACGCTGCAGGTTTGCGCGACTTCGGCGAGAATCGCGTGCAGGAAGCGGTCGAGAAGTATGAAACGCTGGCCGTGCAGATGCCGGACGCGCGCTGGCACCTGATCGGCCATCTGCAGCGCAACAAGGTCAAGGACGCGATCGCCTGCGCATCGATGATCCACAGCATCGACTCGCTGCGACTGGCCGAGGCGCTGGAGGCGCGCTGCGCAGCGGCCGGGCGCGTGCTGCCGGTGCTGATCGAGGTCAACGCCGGCGAGGAAGCCAGCAAGAGCGGCTACCGGCCAAGCGCCAGCCTCGACCTGCTCTACCGGGAGGCGGCGCAGATCGCGGCGCTGCCGCATTTGCGTCTGGACGGGCTGATGACCGTCGCGCCGTTCGCGCCCGACCCGGAGGCGGCGCGCCCGGTTTTCGCGCGGGTGCGCGCACTGCGTGACGACCTGGCCGCACGGCTCGGCCGCCCCCTGCCCCAGCTGTCGATGGGCATGAGCGGAGATTTCCGGGCGGCGATCGCGGAGGGCGCGACGCTGGTGCGAATCGGCACGGCGATTTTCGGCGAGAGAAAGGCTGCGGCATGA
- a CDS encoding YggT family protein, which yields MSLFVQAVQMLFGLLQIAILLDVLFSWVRPDPYNPFVRLVAQIAGIVLNPLRRVVPPFSGLDITPIIAMILLQIIESIIVQVLRG from the coding sequence ATGAGTTTGTTCGTGCAGGCGGTGCAGATGCTCTTCGGTCTGCTGCAGATCGCCATTCTGCTGGACGTGCTGTTTTCGTGGGTGCGACCGGATCCGTACAACCCGTTCGTGCGGCTGGTTGCCCAGATAGCGGGGATCGTGCTCAACCCGCTGCGCCGCGTCGTGCCGCCGTTTAGCGGGCTGGACATCACGCCGATCATTGCGATGATTCTGTTGCAGATCATCGAATCGATCATCGTGCAAGTGCTGCGCGGATGA
- a CDS encoding DUF167 domain-containing protein: MKEHPANGLASAIIAVKVVPRASQNRVEGWHGDALKVRLTAPPVEGKANAALIALLAKALHIRQGNVDIIGGETSRLKRVRISGLSADDIRARLGTG; encoded by the coding sequence ATGAAAGAGCACCCAGCGAACGGCCTGGCGAGCGCGATCATCGCCGTCAAGGTCGTGCCGCGCGCGTCGCAGAACCGGGTAGAGGGCTGGCATGGCGACGCGTTGAAGGTCCGGTTGACGGCGCCGCCCGTCGAGGGCAAGGCCAACGCCGCGCTGATTGCGCTGCTGGCGAAGGCGCTACATATCCGGCAGGGAAACGTGGACATTATCGGCGGAGAGACGTCGCGCCTGAAACGGGTGCGAATCAGCGGGCTCTCGGCCGACGACATTCGAGCGCGGCTGGGGACGGGCTAG